In one window of Drosophila innubila isolate TH190305 chromosome 2L unlocalized genomic scaffold, UK_Dinn_1.0 4_B_2L, whole genome shotgun sequence DNA:
- the LOC117781029 gene encoding uncharacterized protein LOC117781029, producing MLPAAYRKIFLKKLLISTVGLFLILYIVRFQVPKLNKIKTKSVPVYFNRPRLQLEQNGDYWIYNNFMRSSSADLRGNMSITLTTHGTYRDFKHMKWLLVRWSAPISMAVYVNKNDFQELLDSLYHIKYCTIFSVSWFHWVSLQLVFHDKHMPEILHRISSEHPYGFRCKQFNNNETKYMLPLANHRRYTDYPLNLLRNVARLNAQTYYVFALEPGMLPTRGFVMHFLQFVHLYQTKKSRKSIYCLPVFPPIFEDAELPKYKSDLKDRLEPCLNGSIILPPTNNAQLNKFRHWLLNPVIDGDIAIYKVSKQPQYCSAYISSNAYEPLYDQRYEIFSSDPNFLQLDVLVSLGFDFVILDGTFVIRRHSNWQADASSDVPYSSPSAQKLKRLDELIRMNALMLGNPYRETN from the exons ATGTTACCCGCAGCTTATcgtaagatttttttaaagaagcTGCTCATTAGCACAGTGGGATTGTTTTTAATTCTCTATATAGTACGTTTTCAAGTGCCAAAGTTGAACAAGATCAAAACGAAAAGTGTCCCCGTTTATTTTAATCGGCCACGTTTGCAGCTCGAACAAAATGGCGATTACTGGATCTATAATAACTTTATGCGGTCCTCGAGCGCCGATTTGAGGGGCAACATGAGTATAACCCTGACAACACATGGCACGTATAGGGACTTCAAACATATGAAGTGGCTGCTAGTTCGATGGAGTGCTCCGATTAGCATGGCTGTCTATGTGAACAAGAATGACTTTCAGGAGCTGCTGGACAGCCTCTACCACATTAAGTATTGCACGATATTCTCAGTGAGCTGGTTCCATTGGGTCTCTCTGCAGTTGGTCTTCCATGATAAACATATGCCAGAGATACTACATCGCATTAGCTCGGAGCATCCTTACGGATTCCGTTGCAAGcaattcaataataatgaaacCAAATATATGTTACCATTGGCCAATCACCGTCGTTATACTGACTATCCATTGAATCTGTTGAGGAATGTGGCTCGTCTAAATGCTCAAACCTATTATGTATTTGCACTGGAGCCTGGAATGTTGCCTACGCGGGGTTTTGTAATGCATTTTCTACAATTTGTGCACCTGTATCAAACGAAAAAGTCACGGAAAAG TATCTACTGTTTGCCTGTCTTTCCGCCAATCTTCGAAGATGCAGAGTTGCCCAAATATAAATCCGATCTCAAGGACCGCTTGGAGCCCTGTCTAAATGGCAGTATTATTTTGCCCCCAACTAATAATGCTCAGCTAAACAAGTTTCGTCATTGGCTACTCAATCCAGTGATAGATGGTGATATAGCCATATACAAAGTGTCCAAGCAGCCTCAATATTGTTCCGCCTACATCAGCAGCAATGCCTATGAACCCCTCTATGATCAGCGCTACGAAATATTCTCTTCTGATCCTAACTTTTTGCAG tTGGATGTTCTCGTTAGCCTTggctttgattttgttatCTTGGATGGCACCTTTGTCATACGCCGGCACTCCAATTGGCAAGCTGATGCCTCCTCAGATGTCCCCTACAGTTCACCCTCAGCCCAAAAGCTGAAGCGCCTAGACGAATTAATCAGAATGAATGCCTTGATGTTGGGCAATCCTTATAGAGAGACAAACTAA